One Pseudomonas sp. MH9.2 DNA segment encodes these proteins:
- a CDS encoding type IV pilus twitching motility protein PilT, with protein MDITELLAFSAKQGASDLHLSAGLPPMIRVDGDVRRINLPALDHKQVQELIYDIMNDKQRKDFEEFLETDFSFEVPGIARFRVNAFNQNRGAGAVFRTIPSKVLTMDDLGMGEVFRKITDVPRGLVLVTGPTGSGKSTTLAAMIDYLNSNKHHHILTIEDPIEFVHESKKCLVNQREVHRDTLGFSEALRSALREDPDIILVGEMRDLETIRLALTAAETGHLVFGTLHTTSAAKTIDRVVDVFPAQEKSMVRSMLSESLQAVISQTLVKKVGGGRVAAHEIMIGTPAIRNLIREDKVAQMYSSIQTGGSLGMQTLDMSLKELVTRGLITREGAREKAKTPDNF; from the coding sequence ATGGATATTACCGAGCTGCTGGCCTTCAGTGCCAAGCAGGGCGCGTCGGACTTGCATCTCTCCGCCGGGCTGCCACCGATGATTCGAGTCGATGGCGATGTACGGCGGATCAACCTGCCGGCGCTGGACCACAAACAGGTTCAGGAACTGATCTACGACATCATGAACGACAAGCAGCGCAAGGACTTCGAGGAGTTTTTGGAGACTGACTTTTCCTTCGAGGTGCCTGGTATTGCGCGGTTCCGGGTGAACGCTTTCAACCAGAATCGGGGTGCCGGTGCGGTGTTTCGGACTATTCCGTCGAAAGTCCTGACCATGGACGATCTCGGCATGGGAGAAGTGTTTCGCAAGATTACCGACGTGCCGCGCGGGCTGGTATTGGTTACCGGCCCGACCGGTTCAGGGAAGTCCACCACCCTGGCGGCGATGATCGATTACCTGAACAGTAACAAGCATCACCACATTCTGACGATTGAAGACCCGATCGAGTTCGTCCACGAGTCGAAGAAGTGCCTGGTCAACCAGCGCGAAGTCCATCGAGACACGTTGGGCTTCTCTGAGGCCTTGCGTTCGGCCTTGCGGGAAGACCCGGACATCATTCTGGTGGGTGAAATGCGTGACCTTGAAACCATCCGCCTGGCGCTGACCGCTGCGGAAACCGGACATTTGGTGTTCGGCACGCTGCACACCACGTCGGCGGCGAAAACCATCGACCGGGTTGTCGATGTGTTCCCGGCGCAAGAGAAATCGATGGTGCGCTCGATGCTGTCCGAGTCGTTGCAGGCCGTTATCTCGCAAACGCTGGTCAAGAAAGTCGGTGGCGGGCGGGTCGCCGCACACGAAATCATGATTGGTACACCGGCGATCCGTAACCTTATTCGCGAGGACAAGGTCGCGCAGATGTACTCATCGATCCAGACGGGAGGTTCGTTGGGCATGCAGACGCTGGACATGAGCTTGAAAGAGTTGGTGACCAGAGGCCTGATCACCCGCGAAGGTGCTAGGGAGAAGG
- a CDS encoding YggS family pyridoxal phosphate-dependent enzyme, with product MSTIADNVSQVDERIRAAALAAQRDPSTIHLLAVSKTKPAAALREAFAAGLRDFGENYLQEALSKQLELADLPLCWHFIGPIQSNKTRAIAEHFAWVHSVDRLKIAQRLSEQRPAELPPLNICIQVNVSGEASKSGCTPADLPALAAAISALPRLKLRGLMAIPEPTDDSAEQNAAFATVRRLQDSLNLPLDTLSMGMSHDLEAAIAQGATWVRIGTALFGARDYGQP from the coding sequence ATGTCCACGATAGCAGACAACGTTTCCCAAGTTGATGAGCGAATTCGCGCAGCAGCCCTTGCGGCGCAACGCGACCCATCGACCATCCACTTGCTGGCCGTAAGCAAGACCAAACCTGCCGCTGCTTTGCGCGAGGCGTTTGCCGCCGGACTGCGTGACTTCGGCGAAAACTACTTGCAGGAAGCCTTGAGCAAACAGCTTGAATTAGCTGACCTGCCCTTGTGTTGGCATTTCATCGGCCCCATTCAGTCAAACAAGACTCGCGCTATCGCCGAGCACTTTGCCTGGGTGCACTCTGTGGATCGCTTGAAAATCGCTCAACGCCTGTCCGAGCAACGCCCCGCAGAGCTCCCGCCGCTCAACATCTGCATTCAGGTCAACGTCAGTGGCGAAGCGAGCAAGTCTGGTTGCACGCCGGCCGACCTGCCCGCCTTGGCCGCCGCGATCAGCGCATTGCCGCGCTTGAAGTTGCGCGGGCTGATGGCGATTCCCGAACCCACCGATGACAGCGCGGAACAAAACGCTGCTTTTGCGACGGTACGCCGCCTGCAAGACAGCCTGAACCTGCCGCTGGACACACTGTCCATGGGCATGAGCCACGACCTGGAAGCCGCCATTGCACAAGGCGCAACCTGGGTTCGAATCGGAACGGCTCTTTTTGGTGCCCGCGATTACGGCCAGCCATAA
- the proC gene encoding pyrroline-5-carboxylate reductase: protein MSNTRIAFIGAGNMATSLIGGLRAQGVDAALIRASDPGAEQRAKVAAEHGIELFADNAQAIEGADVVLIAVKPQMMKAVCEALRPSLKPGQLVVSIAAGITCASMNKWLGEHPIVRCMPNTPALLRQGVSGLYATASVSSEQREQAGQLLSAVGIVLWLDDEKQLDAVTAVSGSGPAYFFLLIEAMTAAGEKLGLPRETAAQLTLQTALGAALMATGSDVDAAELRRRVTSPAGTTEAAIKSFQAGGFEALVETALTAAAHRSAEMAEQLGQ, encoded by the coding sequence ATGAGCAACACTCGTATTGCCTTTATCGGTGCCGGAAACATGGCCACCAGCCTGATCGGCGGGTTGCGCGCCCAAGGCGTGGACGCGGCACTGATTCGTGCCAGCGATCCCGGCGCCGAGCAACGCGCCAAAGTCGCCGCCGAGCATGGCATTGAGCTGTTCGCCGATAACGCCCAGGCCATCGAAGGCGCGGACGTCGTGCTGATCGCGGTAAAACCACAAATGATGAAGGCCGTGTGCGAAGCATTGCGCCCAAGCCTCAAGCCCGGCCAACTGGTCGTGTCCATCGCCGCCGGTATCACCTGCGCCAGCATGAACAAGTGGCTGGGTGAACACCCGATCGTGCGCTGCATGCCCAATACTCCGGCACTCCTGCGCCAGGGCGTGAGCGGCCTGTACGCCACCGCCAGTGTTTCCAGCGAACAACGCGAGCAGGCCGGGCAACTCCTGTCGGCCGTCGGCATTGTGCTGTGGCTGGACGATGAAAAGCAGCTGGACGCTGTCACCGCAGTGTCCGGCAGTGGTCCGGCGTATTTTTTCCTGTTGATCGAAGCCATGACCGCCGCAGGCGAAAAACTCGGCCTGCCGCGCGAGACCGCTGCTCAACTAACCCTGCAGACCGCCTTGGGCGCGGCACTGATGGCCACTGGCAGCGATGTTGATGCCGCTGAGCTGCGCCGCCGTGTAACCTCCCCTGCGGGTACCACGGAAGCGGCTATCAAATCTTTCCAGGCTGGCGGCTTTGAAGCCCTGGTCGAAACAGCACTCACTGCTGCCGCGCATCGTTCGGCAGAAATGGCCGAACAGCTGGGCCAGTAA
- a CDS encoding YggT family protein, translated as MIGLNTAAIYVLQTVGSLYLLIILLRFVLQLVRADFYNPLSQFAVRATQPLLKPLRRIIPSMFGLDMSSLVLAIIVQFLLFALIFLLAVGYINNPLLLLVWSLIAVTSLFLKIFFYALIISVILSWVAPGSHNPGAELVNQICEPALAPFRKILPNLGGLDISPILAFMALKLLDMLVINNLAAMTYMPEALRLLI; from the coding sequence ATGATCGGACTGAACACCGCTGCAATTTATGTTCTGCAAACCGTCGGCAGCTTATACCTGCTGATCATTCTGCTGCGCTTCGTGCTGCAACTGGTTCGCGCAGACTTCTACAACCCTCTGAGCCAGTTCGCCGTGCGTGCCACCCAGCCGCTGCTCAAACCACTGCGGCGGATCATTCCGAGCATGTTCGGGCTGGACATGTCCTCGCTGGTTCTGGCGATCATCGTGCAGTTTTTGCTGTTCGCCCTGATCTTCCTGCTGGCTGTAGGGTACATAAACAACCCGCTGCTGCTGTTGGTCTGGTCGCTGATTGCGGTCACCTCACTGTTCCTGAAGATTTTCTTCTACGCCCTGATCATCAGCGTGATCCTGTCCTGGGTCGCACCGGGCAGCCATAATCCAGGGGCAGAACTGGTCAACCAGATTTGCGAGCCTGCTCTGGCGCCGTTCCGCAAGATTCTGCCGAACCTGGGCGGCCTGGATATTTCGCCGATCCTGGCGTTCATGGCACTCAAGCTGCTGGACATGCTGGTGATCAACAACCTCGCCGCCATGACCTATATGCCTGAAGCCCTGCGTCTGCTGATCTAA
- the metX gene encoding homoserine O-succinyltransferase MetX yields the protein MPTVFPHDSVGLVTPQLVHFSEPLALACGRSLPAYDLIYETYGELNAAASNAVLICHALSGHHHAAGFHSVDERKPGWWDSCIGPGKPIDTNTFFVVSLNNLGGCNGSTGPSSINPETGKPFGADFPVLTVEDWVNSQARLADTLGIQQWAAVVGGSLGGMQALQWTISYPDRVRHCLAIASAPKLSAQNIAFNEVARQAILSDPDFHGGYFQEYGVIPKRGLMLARMVGHITYLSDDSMGEKFGRGLKSEKLNYDFHSVEFQVESYLRYQGEEFSGRFDANTYLLMTKALDYFDPAANHGDNLALTFAGAKADFCVISFTTDWRFSPARSRELVDALMAAKKNVCYLEIDAPQGHDAFLIPIPRYLQAFTSYMNRIAL from the coding sequence ATGCCCACGGTCTTTCCCCACGATTCTGTTGGTCTGGTCACGCCGCAACTGGTGCATTTCAGCGAGCCGCTAGCGTTGGCGTGCGGTCGTTCGCTGCCTGCCTACGACCTGATTTACGAAACCTACGGCGAGCTCAATGCTGCCGCCAGCAACGCCGTGCTGATCTGCCATGCACTCTCCGGGCACCATCATGCGGCCGGCTTCCATAGCGTCGATGAGCGCAAGCCCGGTTGGTGGGACAGCTGCATCGGTCCCGGCAAGCCTATCGACACCAACACGTTCTTTGTCGTCAGCCTGAACAACCTTGGCGGCTGCAATGGCTCGACCGGCCCCAGCAGCATCAATCCCGAGACCGGCAAGCCTTTCGGCGCCGATTTCCCGGTGCTGACCGTGGAAGACTGGGTCAACAGTCAGGCACGCCTGGCCGACACCCTGGGCATCCAGCAATGGGCGGCCGTGGTCGGTGGCAGCCTGGGCGGCATGCAGGCGTTGCAGTGGACCATCAGCTACCCGGACCGGGTCCGCCACTGCCTGGCCATCGCATCGGCGCCCAAGTTGTCGGCGCAGAACATCGCCTTCAATGAAGTGGCGCGACAGGCGATCCTGTCCGACCCGGACTTTCATGGCGGTTATTTCCAGGAATACGGTGTGATCCCCAAGCGCGGCCTGATGCTGGCGCGCATGGTCGGGCACATCACGTACCTGTCCGATGACTCGATGGGCGAGAAATTCGGGCGTGGCCTGAAGAGCGAAAAACTCAACTACGACTTCCACAGCGTCGAGTTCCAGGTTGAAAGCTACCTGCGCTATCAGGGCGAAGAGTTCTCCGGGCGCTTCGATGCCAACACCTACCTGCTGATGACCAAGGCGCTGGACTACTTCGACCCGGCCGCCAATCACGGCGACAACCTGGCACTGACCTTTGCCGGGGCCAAGGCTGATTTCTGCGTGATCTCCTTCACCACCGACTGGCGCTTCTCGCCAGCCCGTTCGCGGGAGCTGGTGGATGCGCTGATGGCGGCGAAAAAGAACGTCTGCTACCTGGAAATCGATGCTCCGCAAGGCCATGACGCCTTTCTGATTCCGATCCCGCGCTACTTGCAGGCCTTCACCAGCTACATGAACCGAATTGCACTCTGA
- the metW gene encoding methionine biosynthesis protein MetW, whose product MRADLEIIQDWIPAGSRVLDLGCGDGELLAWLRDHKQVTGYGLENDADNIAHCVAKGVNVIEQDLDKGLGNFASNSFDVVVMTQALQAVHYPDRILDEMLRVGRQCIITFPNFGHWRCRWYLASKGRMPVSDFLPYTWYNTPNIHFCTFGDFEELCRGRKARVINRLAVDQQHRHGWASKLWPNLLGEIGIYRVSSPGLQDHRIAI is encoded by the coding sequence ATGAGAGCCGACCTGGAAATTATCCAAGACTGGATCCCTGCCGGCAGCCGGGTGCTCGACCTCGGCTGCGGCGATGGCGAACTGCTGGCCTGGCTGCGCGATCACAAGCAAGTCACGGGTTACGGCCTGGAAAACGACGCCGATAACATCGCTCACTGCGTCGCCAAGGGCGTTAACGTCATCGAGCAGGATCTGGACAAAGGTCTCGGCAACTTCGCCAGCAACAGCTTCGATGTCGTAGTCATGACCCAGGCCCTGCAAGCCGTGCACTACCCCGACCGGATTCTCGACGAGATGCTGCGGGTCGGTCGCCAGTGCATCATCACCTTCCCCAACTTCGGTCACTGGCGCTGCCGTTGGTACCTGGCCAGCAAGGGCCGGATGCCGGTGTCCGACTTTCTGCCGTATACCTGGTACAACACGCCGAACATACACTTCTGTACGTTCGGCGACTTCGAAGAGCTGTGCCGTGGCCGCAAAGCGCGCGTCATCAACCGGCTGGCCGTCGATCAGCAACATCGACATGGCTGGGCCAGCAAGCTATGGCCTAATCTGTTAGGTGAGATCGGGATCTACCGCGTCAGCAGCCCTGGCCTGCAAGATCACCGGATCGCGATTTGA
- a CDS encoding DUF4426 domain-containing protein, whose product MRRLALFLCALCLALPAMAADYAKPERLEKFGDVTVHYSAFTSSFLQPDIAKASGLVRSKNQGVMNIAVLKADKPSAASVTGTVKDLTGRSTTLTFKQITDQGAVYYIAQFPIVQQETLTFTINVQAGGATNSFSFNQELFPGE is encoded by the coding sequence ATGCGTCGCTTAGCTCTGTTTCTATGTGCTCTATGCCTGGCCCTGCCGGCCATGGCCGCGGATTACGCCAAGCCCGAACGCCTGGAAAAATTTGGCGATGTGACGGTGCACTACAGCGCCTTCACGTCCAGCTTCCTGCAGCCTGACATTGCCAAGGCCTCCGGCCTCGTGCGCAGCAAGAATCAGGGGGTCATGAACATCGCCGTGCTCAAGGCCGACAAGCCCAGTGCCGCCAGCGTCACCGGCACGGTCAAAGACCTGACCGGTCGCAGCACCACCCTGACGTTCAAGCAAATCACCGATCAGGGCGCGGTGTATTACATTGCGCAATTCCCGATCGTGCAGCAAGAAACCCTCACTTTCACTATCAATGTTCAGGCTGGTGGCGCGACCAACAGCTTCAGCTTTAACCAGGAACTGTTTCCAGGCGAATGA
- the rdgB gene encoding RdgB/HAM1 family non-canonical purine NTP pyrophosphatase produces the protein MMTFTQLVLASHNAGKLKELQAMLGDSVHLRSIGEFSSVEPEETGLSFVENAILKARNAARISGLPALADDSGLAVDFLGGAPGIYSARYADGQGDAANNAKLLEALKDVPADQRGAQFVCVLALVRHADDPLPIICEGLWHGRILSAASGAHGFGYDPLFWVPERDCSSAELSPVEKNQLSHRARAMALLRQRLSLQ, from the coding sequence ATGATGACGTTCACGCAACTTGTTCTGGCCAGCCATAACGCTGGCAAGCTGAAAGAACTCCAGGCCATGCTTGGTGACTCCGTGCACCTGCGTTCCATCGGTGAGTTCAGCAGTGTCGAGCCGGAAGAGACCGGCCTGTCATTCGTCGAAAACGCGATCCTCAAGGCGCGCAATGCCGCCCGGATTTCCGGACTGCCGGCGCTGGCCGACGACTCCGGGTTGGCCGTGGACTTTCTGGGTGGTGCGCCAGGCATTTATTCGGCCCGGTACGCCGACGGCCAGGGCGATGCGGCGAACAACGCCAAGCTGCTGGAGGCGTTGAAGGATGTACCCGCCGACCAGCGTGGCGCGCAATTCGTCTGTGTTCTGGCACTGGTGCGGCACGCAGATGATCCGCTGCCGATCATCTGCGAAGGCCTGTGGCACGGGCGCATCCTGAGCGCTGCAAGCGGTGCACACGGTTTCGGCTACGACCCTTTGTTCTGGGTGCCCGAGCGTGACTGTTCGAGCGCAGAGCTCAGCCCCGTGGAAAAAAACCAGCTTAGCCACCGCGCCCGCGCCATGGCGTTGCTGCGTCAGCGCTTGAGCCTGCAATGA
- the hemW gene encoding radical SAM family heme chaperone HemW yields the protein MTPDTPVQPLFLGETGFSSAAPSTQSPRAGLPHLPPLALYIHIPWCVRKCPYCDFNSHTASPVLPEQEYVDALLADLDQDLRHVHGRELSSIFFGGGTPSLFSANALGRLLKGVEQRIRFAGDIEITLEANPGTFEQAKFSAYRGLGINRLSIGIQSFQEEKLKALGRIHNGDEAIRAADMARQAGFDNFNLDLMHGLPDQSQEDALNDLRQAIALAPTHLSWYQLTLEPNTVFWNQPPSLPEDDILWDIQEAGQALLAEHGYAQYEVSAYAQPGRPARHNLNYWSFGDFIGIGAGAHGKLSHPDGRIVRTWKTRLPKDYLNPNKAFKAGEKLLSNEEMPFEFLMNALRLTNGVDAELFRERTGLSLDTLASARQQAEQRGLLDADPTRLVASARGQLFLNDLLHYFLT from the coding sequence ATGACACCGGATACGCCCGTACAACCGCTGTTTCTGGGTGAGACCGGTTTTTCCTCGGCCGCTCCTTCCACCCAGAGCCCGAGGGCAGGCTTGCCACACCTGCCACCCTTGGCGCTGTACATCCATATCCCGTGGTGCGTGCGCAAATGCCCGTACTGCGACTTCAACTCGCACACGGCCAGCCCGGTATTGCCCGAACAGGAATACGTCGACGCATTGCTGGCGGACCTTGATCAAGACCTGCGGCACGTTCATGGCCGCGAGCTGAGCTCGATTTTCTTCGGCGGCGGCACGCCCAGCCTGTTCAGCGCCAACGCGCTGGGCCGTCTGCTCAAGGGCGTGGAACAGCGCATCCGTTTTGCCGGCGACATCGAAATCACCCTTGAAGCCAACCCCGGCACTTTTGAGCAAGCCAAATTCAGCGCGTATCGCGGGCTTGGCATCAATCGGCTGTCGATTGGTATTCAGAGTTTCCAGGAAGAGAAGCTCAAAGCGCTGGGCCGCATCCACAATGGCGATGAAGCCATTCGCGCAGCCGACATGGCGCGCCAGGCTGGTTTCGATAACTTCAACCTGGACTTGATGCACGGTTTGCCGGATCAGTCGCAGGAAGACGCACTAAACGATTTGCGCCAGGCCATCGCGTTAGCGCCGACGCATCTGTCGTGGTACCAACTGACGCTGGAACCGAACACGGTGTTCTGGAACCAGCCGCCGAGCCTGCCGGAGGACGACATCCTGTGGGACATTCAAGAAGCCGGACAGGCGTTGCTCGCCGAGCACGGTTATGCGCAATACGAAGTGTCGGCCTACGCCCAACCCGGCAGACCTGCGCGGCATAACCTCAATTACTGGAGCTTCGGCGACTTCATCGGCATCGGTGCCGGCGCGCATGGCAAGCTCAGCCATCCCGACGGGCGCATCGTACGCACCTGGAAGACCCGCCTGCCCAAGGATTATCTGAACCCGAACAAGGCGTTCAAGGCTGGCGAAAAGCTGCTCAGCAACGAAGAAATGCCCTTCGAATTCCTGATGAATGCCCTGCGCCTGACAAATGGCGTCGACGCGGAGCTATTTCGCGAGCGCACCGGTCTAAGCCTCGACACCCTGGCCAGCGCCCGGCAACAGGCCGAGCAGCGCGGCCTTCTGGACGCCGATCCGACTCGCCTGGTCGCCAGCGCCCGGGGCCAGTTGTTCCTCAATGACTTGCTGCACTATTTTTTGACCTAA
- a CDS encoding DUF3392 domain-containing protein yields the protein MDLVLDLLATVSRWSRSNLSEIALALVGCLLVLFGADIKGWLEGRIGGLAGALRVPVMALLCTIGSGAALIYATPWVIRGLSQFNNYSLAPVLLVVLILIGVVADRR from the coding sequence ATGGACCTTGTACTCGACCTGCTCGCCACCGTCTCGCGCTGGAGCCGCAGCAACCTTTCCGAAATCGCCCTGGCGTTGGTCGGTTGTCTATTGGTGTTGTTTGGTGCCGACATCAAAGGCTGGCTGGAAGGACGTATCGGTGGCTTGGCGGGCGCGTTGCGCGTACCCGTCATGGCCCTTTTGTGCACAATCGGCAGCGGCGCGGCACTGATCTACGCCACCCCATGGGTTATCCGCGGGCTGAGCCAGTTCAACAACTACAGCCTTGCGCCTGTGCTGTTGGTGGTGTTGATCTTGATTGGGGTTGTAGCGGATCGCCGCTAA
- the trmB gene encoding tRNA (guanosine(46)-N7)-methyltransferase TrmB: MRAGRMTEGQQRGLDQGRPLFVLPLADAPVDFDQVFGRSAPRTLEIGFGMGHSLLEMAAASLEHDFIGVEVHHPGVGALLNGVLTQGLTNVRVYDCDAIEVLNRCIADNSLDRLMLFFPDPWHKSRHHKRRIVQPEFAELVRSKLKVGGILHMATDWEPYAEYMLEVMNVAPGYRNQAEDGKCVPRPTERPITKFERRGERLGHGVWDLKFEKLA, translated from the coding sequence ATGCGCGCCGGACGTATGACCGAAGGCCAGCAACGCGGCCTCGATCAAGGCCGGCCGCTGTTCGTCTTGCCGCTGGCTGATGCGCCCGTGGATTTTGATCAGGTATTCGGTCGCTCGGCGCCACGTACCCTGGAAATCGGCTTCGGCATGGGCCATTCGCTGCTGGAAATGGCGGCAGCCTCGCTCGAGCACGATTTCATTGGCGTCGAAGTGCATCACCCGGGTGTGGGCGCGCTGCTGAATGGCGTGCTGACCCAGGGGCTGACAAACGTGCGCGTCTACGATTGCGATGCCATCGAAGTGCTCAACCGTTGCATTGCCGACAACAGCCTCGACCGTTTGATGCTGTTCTTCCCGGACCCGTGGCACAAAAGCCGTCACCACAAGCGCCGTATCGTTCAGCCGGAGTTCGCCGAGTTGGTGCGCAGCAAGCTCAAGGTCGGCGGCATTCTGCACATGGCCACCGATTGGGAACCCTATGCCGAGTACATGCTGGAAGTGATGAACGTCGCGCCGGGCTATCGCAACCAGGCCGAAGACGGAAAATGCGTACCTCGCCCAACCGAGCGCCCGATCACCAAGTTTGAACGTCGCGGTGAGCGGCTTGGGCATGGCGTGTGGGATTTGAAGTTCGAGAAGCTGGCGTAA
- a CDS encoding thiazole synthase codes for MSNVRTDKPFTLAGRTFQSRLLVGTGKYPDMESTRLAIEASGAEIVTVAVRRTNLGQNPGEPNLLDILPPDRYTILPNTAGCFDAIEAVRTCRLARELLDGKNLVKLEVLADQKTLFPNVIETLKAAEILVKDGFDVMVYTSDDPIIARQLAEIGCIAVMPLAGLIGTGLGICNPYNLQIILEEAKVPVLVDAGVGTASDATIAMELGCEAVLMNSAIAHAQNPVMMAEAMKHAIVAGRLAYLAGRMPKKLYASASSPLDGLIK; via the coding sequence ATGAGCAACGTTCGCACCGACAAGCCTTTCACTCTGGCCGGTCGTACTTTCCAGTCGCGCCTGCTGGTTGGCACGGGCAAGTACCCGGACATGGAGTCCACGCGCCTGGCCATTGAAGCCTCGGGTGCCGAAATTGTCACCGTCGCCGTGCGTCGGACCAACCTTGGGCAGAACCCGGGTGAGCCGAACCTGCTCGACATCCTGCCGCCGGATCGCTACACCATCCTGCCGAACACCGCCGGTTGTTTCGACGCTATCGAAGCGGTGCGCACCTGCCGTCTGGCCCGTGAGCTGCTCGACGGTAAAAACCTGGTCAAGCTGGAAGTGTTGGCCGACCAGAAAACCCTGTTCCCGAACGTGATCGAAACCCTCAAGGCCGCCGAGATTCTGGTCAAAGATGGTTTCGACGTCATGGTCTACACCAGTGACGACCCGATTATTGCGCGCCAACTGGCGGAAATCGGCTGCATCGCGGTCATGCCGCTGGCAGGCCTGATCGGCACCGGTCTGGGTATCTGCAATCCCTACAACCTGCAGATCATCCTCGAAGAGGCCAAAGTGCCGGTTCTGGTCGATGCGGGCGTCGGTACTGCTTCCGATGCCACCATCGCCATGGAATTGGGCTGTGAGGCGGTGCTGATGAACTCGGCCATCGCCCATGCGCAAAATCCGGTGATGATGGCCGAAGCCATGAAGCACGCGATTGTCGCCGGTCGTCTGGCGTATCTCGCTGGCCGTATGCCCAAGAAACTCTATGCCAGCGCCTCCTCGCCGCTGGATGGTCTGATCAAGTAA
- the thiS gene encoding sulfur carrier protein ThiS, whose translation MHIQLNGESFELPDGETVAGLLIRLDLTGRRVAVELNQDIVPRSQHVSTALREGDQVEVVHAIGGG comes from the coding sequence ATGCACATTCAGTTGAACGGTGAATCCTTTGAACTGCCCGACGGTGAAACCGTCGCGGGGTTACTTATCCGTCTGGACCTGACCGGGCGTCGAGTGGCGGTCGAGCTCAATCAGGATATTGTCCCGCGCAGCCAGCACGTTTCCACGGCCCTGCGCGAAGGCGACCAGGTCGAAGTGGTGCACGCCATCGGTGGCGGCTAG
- a CDS encoding DUF423 domain-containing protein, with protein sequence MFRGFLMLAAFFGFTGVALGAFAAHGLKNRLSAEYLAIFHTGVMYQLVHTLALLAVALLAVQIPGRLMTWAGISFVVGIVLFSGSLYLLTLTGVTRLGIITPFGGLAFLMGWLLLGLAAWRLGTV encoded by the coding sequence ATGTTTCGTGGCTTCTTGATGCTTGCTGCCTTTTTCGGTTTTACCGGCGTAGCCCTGGGTGCGTTTGCCGCTCACGGCCTGAAAAATCGCCTGAGCGCGGAGTATCTGGCGATTTTCCATACAGGTGTGATGTACCAGCTGGTCCACACCTTGGCCTTATTAGCCGTTGCATTGCTTGCCGTGCAGATCCCTGGCCGTTTGATGACGTGGGCGGGGATCTCGTTTGTCGTCGGTATTGTGTTGTTCTCTGGCAGCCTGTACCTGTTGACCCTGACCGGTGTCACCCGGCTTGGGATCATCACTCCGTTTGGTGGGCTGGCCTTCCTGATGGGCTGGCTGCTGCTGGGCCTGGCGGCATGGCGCCTGGGCACGGTCTAA
- the mtgA gene encoding monofunctional biosynthetic peptidoglycan transglycosylase, producing the protein MLRFLFNRVVKALFWFAAASVVLVLIFRWVPPPGTALMVERKIESWTDGQPIDLQRTWQPWDKISNDLKVAVIAGEDQKFAEHWGFDVDAIQAALAHNELGGSVRGASTLSQQVSKNLFLWSGRSWLRKGLEAWFTGLIEVFWSKQRILEVYLNSVEWDDGVFGAEAAARHHFGVSAGGLSMQQASYLAAVLPNPRQWSASHPNSYVARRAGWIRQQMRQLGGDEYLVGLNHSRKF; encoded by the coding sequence ATGCTGCGTTTCCTCTTCAACCGTGTCGTCAAAGCCCTGTTCTGGTTCGCAGCAGCCAGCGTTGTGCTGGTATTGATCTTTCGTTGGGTGCCGCCACCCGGTACCGCGCTGATGGTCGAGCGCAAGATCGAGTCCTGGACCGACGGCCAGCCTATCGACCTGCAACGCACCTGGCAGCCCTGGGACAAAATCTCCAACGACCTGAAAGTGGCGGTGATCGCGGGTGAAGACCAGAAATTCGCCGAGCACTGGGGGTTCGATGTCGACGCGATTCAGGCTGCGCTGGCCCATAACGAACTCGGTGGCTCGGTACGCGGCGCCAGTACGCTGAGCCAGCAGGTATCGAAGAACCTGTTCCTGTGGTCGGGCCGTAGCTGGCTGCGCAAAGGGTTGGAGGCCTGGTTCACCGGGTTGATCGAGGTGTTCTGGTCCAAGCAGCGAATTCTCGAGGTTTACCTCAACAGCGTCGAGTGGGACGACGGCGTGTTTGGCGCCGAAGCGGCTGCGCGGCATCACTTCGGCGTGAGCGCTGGCGGGCTCTCGATGCAGCAGGCCAGCTACCTCGCCGCCGTGCTGCCCAATCCCCGCCAGTGGAGCGCCAGCCACCCCAATAGCTACGTGGCGCGCCGTGCCGGCTGGATTCGCCAGCAGATGCGCCAGTTGGGTGGGGATGAATATCTGGTGGGCTTGAACCACAGCCGGAAGTTTTAA